A single region of the Gammaproteobacteria bacterium genome encodes:
- a CDS encoding chemotaxis protein CheA, whose product MTIDMEQFKATYIEESLEGLDVMESTLLNLSPGDTDDDAINLIFRAAHSIKGGGGTFGFNEVSNFTHVVETLLDEIRCGDREITQEAIFLFLQSVDCIREMLAASQSGEPLDEEGIEELRLNLQAMLDTKPGVAADNIDNGVSGESNAGNSESGNTWNIKFKPHPDMLSTGNDVVRMFRELNELGEMRVDVNLERLPVLSNVQPDESYLEWNVHLEAECELKDIQDVFLWVEDECDLEITSENSTVEAPVVANVRDDHVSTDSEFEPPTQVPVTDASKPVEANKAKAKVSTSKESSSIRVDIEKIDALINMVGELVITQSMLTQLGEDFEMDRLEKMLDGISQLERNTRELQESVMRIRMIPISFAFNRFPRMIHDMCNKFGKKVELKLSGEATELDKTVMEKIGDPLVHLVRNAMDHGIEMPEVRKANGKSETGTLHLNAFHQGGNIVIEIKDDGAGLNRSRIMSKAVERGLVEPGVELSDARIYDLLFLPGFSTAEKITDVSGRGVGMDVVRKNIQALGGSVEVNSEDGKGTTFTVRLPLTLAILDGQLVRVGEHIYIIPLVSIIESLQVRREYVNAIAGKAELYQLRDEYIPIVRLYRAFDVEPSSNELVNGLLVVVEGDGQKAGILVDDLLAQQQVVIKSLETNFKRVEGLSGATILGDGKVALIVDVAGIIRLSNSAHPEYSYRCAGKEIAA is encoded by the coding sequence ATGACCATAGATATGGAGCAGTTTAAGGCAACGTACATTGAGGAGAGTCTTGAAGGACTCGATGTTATGGAGTCCACGCTTCTGAACCTGTCTCCGGGAGACACGGACGACGACGCGATTAATTTGATATTTAGAGCTGCCCATTCCATAAAAGGAGGCGGTGGTACATTTGGTTTTAATGAAGTATCCAATTTTACACATGTAGTGGAAACGCTATTGGATGAAATCCGCTGCGGTGATAGAGAAATTACCCAAGAAGCCATATTTTTGTTCCTACAGTCGGTGGATTGTATTCGTGAAATGTTAGCGGCATCCCAATCTGGAGAACCCTTGGATGAAGAGGGTATTGAAGAGCTGCGTTTGAATTTACAGGCAATGCTGGATACCAAACCAGGGGTTGCTGCGGATAATATAGATAATGGCGTTTCCGGAGAGAGCAACGCCGGTAATAGCGAAAGCGGAAACACTTGGAATATAAAATTTAAGCCACATCCGGATATGTTGAGTACCGGTAACGATGTCGTACGTATGTTCCGTGAGTTGAATGAATTGGGGGAAATGCGTGTAGATGTAAATCTGGAACGACTACCGGTTTTATCGAATGTGCAACCGGACGAGAGCTATCTTGAATGGAACGTCCACCTGGAAGCCGAGTGTGAATTAAAAGATATACAGGACGTATTTTTGTGGGTGGAAGACGAGTGTGATCTTGAAATTACATCCGAGAATTCTACTGTCGAAGCTCCTGTCGTAGCAAACGTTCGGGATGATCACGTTAGCACGGATTCGGAATTCGAGCCGCCGACACAAGTTCCTGTGACAGATGCGAGTAAACCGGTTGAGGCAAATAAAGCGAAAGCAAAAGTCTCTACCAGCAAGGAAAGCTCATCGATTCGGGTGGATATCGAAAAAATCGATGCCCTGATCAATATGGTGGGCGAGTTGGTTATAACCCAGTCAATGTTGACACAGTTAGGCGAAGACTTCGAAATGGATCGACTGGAGAAAATGCTGGACGGTATTTCGCAGTTGGAACGCAATACCAGAGAGTTACAAGAGAGTGTCATGCGCATCCGTATGATACCCATCAGTTTTGCATTCAATCGGTTTCCGCGGATGATACACGATATGTGTAATAAGTTTGGCAAAAAAGTGGAGCTCAAACTTTCCGGTGAAGCCACTGAGTTGGACAAAACTGTTATGGAGAAAATAGGTGATCCATTGGTGCATCTGGTACGCAATGCCATGGATCATGGTATTGAAATGCCGGAAGTTCGTAAAGCTAACGGAAAATCTGAAACCGGGACATTACATCTAAATGCATTTCATCAAGGTGGAAACATCGTTATAGAAATTAAGGACGACGGTGCCGGACTAAATAGAAGCCGGATAATGAGCAAAGCGGTGGAAAGGGGATTGGTGGAGCCGGGGGTAGAACTGTCGGATGCACGAATCTACGATCTGTTGTTTTTGCCCGGGTTTTCCACAGCAGAGAAAATCACCGATGTGTCCGGTCGCGGCGTGGGTATGGATGTCGTGCGAAAAAACATTCAGGCTCTAGGCGGCTCTGTTGAAGTGAATTCAGAAGACGGTAAAGGGACAACCTTTACGGTTCGACTACCGCTGACGCTGGCTATTTTGGACGGCCAGTTGGTTCGGGTGGGAGAGCACATATACATCATACCCTTAGTTTCCATTATTGAGTCTTTACAGGTGCGGCGGGAGTACGTCAATGCCATCGCGGGTAAAGCGGAGTTGTACCAGTTACGTGACGAATACATTCCTATCGTGCGCTTGTACCGGGCATTTGATGTAGAGCCGTCTTCAAATGAACTGGTCAATGGTTTGCTGGTTGTTGTAGAAGGCGATGGTCAAAAGGCGGGAATTCTAGTCGATGACTTATTGGCTCAGCAGCAGGTTGTCATTAAGAGCCTGGAAACCAATTTTAAACGCGTAGAAGGTTTGTCCGGGGCGACAATTTTGGGTGACGGAAAAGTCGCTTTGATTGTTGATGTGGCGGGAATTATACGATTGTCCAACTCAGCTCATCCGGAGTATTCGTACCGGTGCGCGGGTAAGGAAATAGCCGCTTAA
- a CDS encoding chemotaxis protein CheW, whose amino-acid sequence MEAVQKLTNLQIGNGAEEGDQLLTFILAGEEYGVDILRVQEIKGWDSVTPIPNTPAHIRGVINLRGTIVPIVDLRLRFGLPAIPYGPTTVVIVLKVQCVDKSRVMGIVVDAVSDVYNIDENTMKAPPNFGGAISIEFLKGLVSVDEKMVIVLNIDHMLNADDMAMLAKASDAKSE is encoded by the coding sequence GTGGAAGCAGTTCAAAAACTCACCAATCTTCAAATCGGAAACGGTGCCGAAGAGGGCGATCAATTACTTACCTTTATTCTTGCCGGGGAAGAGTATGGTGTTGACATACTTAGAGTGCAGGAGATTAAAGGATGGGACTCCGTCACTCCAATACCCAACACACCGGCCCATATCCGCGGTGTAATCAATTTGCGTGGCACCATTGTTCCAATTGTGGATCTGCGTCTTAGATTCGGGTTGCCGGCGATACCCTACGGTCCTACAACTGTTGTGATTGTACTTAAGGTCCAGTGTGTTGACAAAAGTCGGGTAATGGGAATTGTTGTGGATGCTGTATCTGATGTTTACAACATAGACGAAAACACTATGAAAGCACCGCCCAATTTTGGCGGGGCAATCTCGATAGAGTTTCTTAAGGGATTGGTGAGTGTGGACGAGAAAATGGTGATAGTACTTAATATCGATCACATGCTTAACGCGGATGACATGGCCATGCTAGCCAAGGCTTCTGATGCGAAGTCTGAGTGA
- a CDS encoding protein-glutamate O-methyltransferase CheR, with translation MIEKDREFHFTSKDFNFIRSLVAQETGIALSEAKSDMVYSRLSRRLRSLNIEKFTDYLDMLKDRESDELVNFINAITTNLTSFFREKHHFDYLSKTVFPEIFKHKTEKRIRIWSAGCSTGEEPYTLAMVLREALPKYSNWDAKILATDLDSNVVTTAKNGVYREERVDGMSKSLLTKYFNRSGNGSVTAKPELKELITFKQLNLMHDWPMRGPFDFIFCRNVVIYFNKETQRKLFERYADLTVPDGYLFIGHSESLFKVCDRYKLIGNTIYKKIK, from the coding sequence ATGATTGAAAAAGATCGTGAGTTTCACTTTACCAGTAAGGATTTCAACTTTATTCGAAGTTTGGTGGCACAGGAAACGGGTATTGCGCTGTCTGAAGCCAAATCGGATATGGTGTACAGTCGATTGTCCCGGCGTTTGCGAAGTTTAAATATTGAGAAGTTCACGGACTACCTTGATATGTTGAAAGACCGGGAATCTGATGAGCTGGTTAACTTTATTAATGCCATCACTACCAACTTGACTTCATTTTTTCGAGAAAAACACCATTTTGACTATCTGTCTAAAACCGTTTTTCCGGAAATATTTAAGCACAAAACTGAAAAAAGAATTCGTATTTGGTCCGCCGGTTGTTCCACTGGCGAGGAACCTTACACATTGGCTATGGTATTGCGTGAAGCCTTGCCAAAATACTCCAATTGGGATGCTAAGATCCTGGCAACGGATCTGGATTCCAATGTGGTTACCACGGCGAAAAATGGAGTTTACCGCGAGGAACGGGTCGATGGTATGTCCAAATCATTGCTCACGAAATACTTCAACCGATCCGGTAACGGAAGCGTAACCGCGAAACCGGAACTCAAAGAGTTGATCACTTTCAAACAGCTAAACTTGATGCACGATTGGCCCATGAGAGGTCCATTTGATTTTATTTTTTGTCGCAATGTGGTTATTTATTTTAATAAGGAAACACAGCGCAAGTTGTTTGAACGCTACGCCGATTTGACCGTACCGGATGGCTATCTGTTTATCGGGCACTCGGAAAGCCTGTTTAAAGTTTGTGACCGGTATAAGCTCATTGGAAATACCATATATAAGAAAATTAAATAG
- the cheD gene encoding chemoreceptor glutamine deamidase CheD has product MMGLPHRKDSPPFERCLTGFETINRYWDKLQNVVAAKILPGEFYVTVRNELIVTVLGSCVSACIRDPVFGIGGMNHFMLPLSNGNSSWDRNGLGLSTRYGNYAMEHLINEILKNGGARKNLEVKLFGGGKILAQMTDIGDKNIRFVREYLKTESLRISGEDLGDIYPRKVVYNPKTGKVKVKKLRSMHNDTITQRETEYMNSISKEQPSGEIDLF; this is encoded by the coding sequence ATGATGGGTTTGCCGCATAGAAAAGACAGCCCTCCGTTTGAAAGGTGCTTAACTGGCTTTGAAACGATCAACCGTTACTGGGATAAGCTCCAAAATGTCGTTGCGGCAAAAATTTTGCCCGGTGAATTTTATGTAACGGTTCGGAACGAGTTGATTGTCACGGTGCTGGGTTCCTGTGTCTCCGCTTGTATTAGAGATCCGGTATTTGGTATAGGTGGAATGAATCATTTTATGTTGCCTCTCTCCAATGGTAACAGCAGCTGGGACAGAAACGGCTTGGGTTTATCTACCCGCTATGGTAACTATGCGATGGAACACCTGATTAATGAAATATTGAAAAATGGTGGAGCCAGGAAAAACCTGGAAGTGAAGTTGTTTGGGGGTGGGAAAATACTGGCGCAAATGACTGATATCGGTGACAAAAACATCCGCTTCGTACGTGAATACCTGAAAACGGAATCTTTGCGCATCAGTGGTGAGGATTTGGGCGATATTTATCCTCGCAAAGTGGTATATAACCCTAAAACCGGTAAAGTCAAAGTAAAGAAACTCCGCTCCATGCATAATGATACTATCACTCAACGCGAAACTGAGTACATGAACAGTATCAGCAAGGAACAACCATCGGGCGAAATCGACTTGTTTTAA
- a CDS encoding chemotaxis response regulator protein-glutamate methylesterase yields MAKIKVLIVDDSALVRQMLSEILNSAPDIEVVGVAHDPLMARDKIKALNPDVLTLDVEMPKMDGVTFLSNLMRLRPMPVVMVSSLTEKGADITLQALELGAVDFVSKPKSDLAHTFAEYTEEIIEKVRVASKAKVSATANSKAKSTTVSSQVDVKHSADAVLANKAPRMFKTTDKIIAIGASTGGTEAIKEVLMQLPADTPGIVITQHIPEAFSGPFAKRMDGVSAMTVCEAKDGQQILPGCVYIAPGSHHLMVERDGARYICRLNDGPRVNRHKPSVDVLFRSVAQNAGSNAISVILTGMGDDGAKGMVEMKQAGAPTIAQDEKTSVVWGMPGEAVATGCVDYVLPLSRVASKILSLLK; encoded by the coding sequence ATGGCAAAGATAAAAGTACTCATAGTGGATGACTCGGCACTGGTACGTCAGATGCTGAGTGAAATTCTTAACAGTGCACCCGACATTGAGGTGGTGGGTGTGGCGCACGATCCTTTGATGGCGCGCGACAAAATAAAGGCATTGAATCCGGATGTGCTGACGCTGGACGTCGAAATGCCGAAAATGGACGGTGTTACCTTTCTTAGCAATCTCATGCGATTGCGCCCCATGCCTGTGGTTATGGTTTCCTCGCTTACGGAAAAAGGGGCTGACATCACCTTACAGGCACTGGAACTGGGTGCAGTGGATTTTGTTTCCAAGCCCAAAAGTGATTTGGCGCATACCTTTGCGGAATACACTGAAGAAATTATCGAGAAAGTTCGCGTTGCTTCAAAAGCCAAGGTTTCTGCAACTGCGAACAGCAAGGCTAAGTCTACAACCGTTTCCTCGCAAGTTGATGTTAAACATTCAGCCGATGCGGTGCTGGCCAATAAAGCCCCTCGCATGTTCAAAACCACAGATAAAATTATTGCCATTGGAGCGTCCACTGGGGGAACAGAGGCGATCAAAGAGGTTTTAATGCAGTTACCGGCAGATACCCCCGGTATAGTGATTACGCAACATATTCCTGAAGCATTTAGCGGACCCTTTGCTAAACGTATGGACGGTGTGTCCGCCATGACGGTTTGTGAAGCTAAAGATGGTCAGCAAATTCTCCCTGGTTGTGTGTATATCGCACCGGGAAGCCATCATTTGATGGTGGAGCGCGATGGTGCTCGCTACATATGCCGCCTAAATGATGGACCCAGAGTCAATCGTCACAAACCTTCGGTCGATGTTTTATTTAGATCGGTGGCGCAAAATGCCGGTTCCAATGCCATTTCCGTGATTTTAACCGGGATGGGAGATGACGGTGCCAAAGGGATGGTGGAAATGAAACAAGCCGGTGCCCCCACCATTGCCCAGGATGAAAAAACCAGTGTGGTATGGGGTATGCCTGGAGAAGCAGTGGCTACCGGCTGTGTGGATTATGTTTTGCCCTTGTCAAGGGTTGCATCCAAGATTCTTTCTTTGCTGAAGTAA
- a CDS encoding c-type cytochrome, giving the protein MNSFKKIRQIALLWLTTTGLVFSYPGFAFDYYQPLPEQPMIPGDNPLNAASIRLGKKLFYDTALSPEHTHSCNSCHNLLTGGDDDQAVSQGVNGKYSKRSAPGLWNIGLQTVLFWDGRAKTLEQQSLEHIPAANILNMKMKRLSKRLQNMPEYVSLFKQAFNKPISPKTIAQALAGFQRSLMAHNSPFDRYIKGDKTALSPLAIEGMQQFNDVGCLACHFGTNFAGPAPGPAMGMGDGFYELFPNHLGSRYDKSHQLTEDVGRMGFSKDPADKYLWRVPPLRNIAITGPYFHNGSAKTLREAVKIMAVTQLQKELSEKQLDQLVAFLNSLTGEIPEVIRKH; this is encoded by the coding sequence ATGAATTCCTTTAAAAAAATCCGCCAAATAGCACTTCTATGGTTGACCACCACGGGACTGGTTTTTAGTTATCCAGGCTTTGCCTTTGACTACTACCAACCGCTGCCCGAGCAGCCTATGATCCCTGGAGACAATCCGCTGAACGCTGCCAGTATTCGTTTGGGTAAGAAACTATTTTACGATACGGCTTTGTCTCCTGAACACACTCACTCCTGCAACAGTTGCCATAATTTACTGACCGGCGGTGACGATGACCAAGCGGTTTCCCAAGGCGTCAACGGTAAGTACAGCAAACGCTCCGCTCCGGGTCTATGGAATATTGGTTTACAAACCGTTCTGTTTTGGGATGGACGCGCAAAAACGCTGGAACAGCAATCGCTGGAACACATACCGGCTGCTAATATTCTCAACATGAAAATGAAACGCCTAAGCAAGCGCCTACAAAACATGCCTGAATATGTAAGCCTTTTTAAGCAGGCTTTTAATAAACCCATTTCACCGAAAACAATTGCTCAGGCGCTAGCCGGCTTTCAGCGTTCGCTAATGGCCCACAACAGCCCTTTTGATCGTTATATAAAAGGTGATAAAACCGCTCTTTCTCCATTGGCCATCGAGGGAATGCAACAGTTCAATGATGTTGGTTGTCTGGCCTGTCATTTTGGAACTAACTTTGCCGGCCCCGCACCCGGTCCGGCTATGGGCATGGGTGACGGTTTCTATGAATTGTTCCCCAACCATTTAGGCAGCCGCTATGACAAAAGCCATCAGCTGACAGAAGATGTAGGGCGCATGGGGTTCTCGAAAGATCCAGCCGACAAATATTTGTGGCGTGTTCCACCTCTACGCAATATTGCGATTACCGGACCTTATTTTCATAACGGCTCCGCCAAAACTTTAAGAGAAGCGGTCAAAATTATGGCTGTCACGCAATTGCAAAAAGAGTTATCGGAGAAACAATTGGACCAGCTGGTCGCGTTTCTTAACAGCTTAACAGGTGAAATACCTGAGGTGATTAGAAAACACTAA
- a CDS encoding flagellar basal body-associated FliL family protein — protein MADDAEDTKASGGVSIKLVLLIVVVFLISGLGAGMYLAGAFSGSKDQDEAVEAEPVAKPAIYIPIDPPFVVNFTGDKGAKFLQVTLEFMTRQVEVPGLVSMHMPAIRNNLILLFSNQSYQTVSSPEGKDELRAQVLQVVQDILQQESGDIGVEAVYFTSFVMQ, from the coding sequence ATGGCTGACGATGCAGAAGACACCAAAGCCAGTGGTGGTGTTTCGATTAAGCTGGTACTGCTCATTGTAGTTGTTTTTCTAATCAGCGGATTGGGCGCAGGCATGTATTTGGCCGGTGCTTTTTCCGGTTCTAAAGACCAGGATGAAGCAGTAGAGGCGGAGCCTGTTGCTAAACCGGCTATCTACATACCCATTGATCCTCCCTTTGTGGTCAATTTTACCGGCGATAAAGGTGCTAAATTTCTTCAAGTGACACTTGAGTTCATGACCAGACAGGTGGAAGTACCTGGTTTGGTGAGCATGCATATGCCGGCCATACGCAATAATCTGATATTACTGTTCAGTAACCAGAGCTATCAAACCGTGTCCAGCCCGGAAGGAAAGGACGAGTTGCGAGCCCAGGTGTTGCAGGTGGTACAGGATATATTGCAGCAGGAGAGCGGCGACATAGGTGTGGAAGCCGTATACTTTACCAGCTTTGTGATGCAATGA
- the fliM gene encoding flagellar motor switch protein FliM: MSGSDLLSQDEIDALLHGVSNDDIDTSQEDEDGVARNYDFSSQDRIVRGRMPTLEMINERYARLFRISLFNFLRRSAEIAVGGVQMLKFSEYIHSLFVPTSLNMVKVSPLRGTALFVLDPKLVFAVVDSYFGGDGRYHTKIEGREFTPTELRVIQKVLDSVFVDLKEAWAPVMDLNFDYMNSEVNPQFANIVSPTEVVVVTVFHVELENSGGDFHITMPYSMLEPIREVLDAGVQSDIEDSDDRWVTSLRDEIETAWVNLSATIGESELSLRDMLSLSPGDVIPIEMPKYATLCVEDVPVFRGVYGAARGNAAIKVMEPVIYPSKEGRLKVEVGDGRK; the protein is encoded by the coding sequence ATGTCGGGCAGTGATTTATTATCACAGGATGAGATAGATGCCCTGCTTCACGGGGTGTCCAATGATGACATCGACACCTCGCAGGAAGACGAAGATGGCGTAGCCCGCAACTACGACTTTTCCAGCCAGGATCGCATTGTTCGTGGTCGCATGCCCACGCTGGAAATGATTAATGAGCGGTATGCGCGACTATTTCGTATCTCCTTATTCAACTTTTTACGCCGCAGTGCAGAAATTGCTGTAGGCGGAGTACAAATGTTGAAGTTCTCAGAATACATTCACAGCCTGTTTGTACCCACCAGCTTAAACATGGTGAAGGTGTCACCGCTAAGAGGAACGGCTCTGTTTGTTTTGGATCCCAAACTGGTATTTGCTGTGGTGGACAGTTACTTCGGTGGTGATGGTCGGTACCACACTAAGATCGAAGGTCGCGAGTTTACGCCCACTGAACTTCGGGTCATTCAAAAAGTGTTGGATTCCGTATTCGTTGATTTAAAAGAAGCTTGGGCACCGGTGATGGATCTAAATTTTGATTACATGAATTCTGAAGTGAATCCACAGTTTGCCAATATTGTGAGCCCTACCGAAGTGGTTGTGGTAACCGTATTTCACGTAGAACTGGAAAATAGCGGGGGTGACTTCCATATCACTATGCCGTACTCCATGTTGGAACCCATTCGGGAAGTGTTAGACGCGGGTGTGCAGAGTGATATAGAGGACTCTGATGATCGTTGGGTAACATCACTGAGGGATGAAATTGAAACAGCTTGGGTCAATCTATCCGCAACAATTGGGGAATCAGAACTGTCCTTGAGAGACATGCTGAGTTTGAGTCCGGGGGACGTAATACCTATTGAGATGCCGAAGTATGCCACACTTTGCGTGGAAGATGTGCCGGTATTTCGAGGGGTATATGGCGCCGCGCGGGGAAATGCTGCAATCAAAGTGATGGAGCCGGTGATTTATCCGAGTAAAGAGGGCCGTTTGAAAGTCGAGGTAGGCGATGGAAGAAAATAG
- the fliN gene encoding flagellar motor switch protein FliN gives MEENSDANTDDWAAAMEEQAASEPGGNEVAKAELLDLKPDNAVGPTLQDENLEVILDIPVTISMQVGSTKISIRNLLKLNQGSVVELDRLAGEPLDVLVNGTLIAHGEVVVVNEKYGIRLTDVISAAERIRKLK, from the coding sequence ATGGAAGAAAATAGTGACGCAAATACAGACGATTGGGCTGCAGCGATGGAAGAGCAGGCGGCAAGCGAACCTGGTGGTAATGAAGTAGCAAAAGCTGAATTGCTGGACTTGAAGCCGGATAACGCAGTGGGTCCTACCTTGCAGGACGAAAATCTGGAAGTGATTTTAGATATTCCAGTGACTATTTCCATGCAAGTAGGATCTACCAAAATCAGTATTCGAAACTTGTTGAAACTCAATCAAGGTTCTGTTGTTGAATTGGATCGATTGGCGGGGGAGCCTTTGGATGTGTTGGTAAATGGAACTTTGATTGCACATGGTGAAGTTGTCGTTGTTAACGAGAAATACGGCATCAGGCTTACCGATGTCATTAGTGCTGCTGAGCGGATTCGAAAACTCAAATGA
- the fliO gene encoding flagellar biosynthetic protein FliO, which yields MKKNSRLKRALLTLSVVSTLCLNPVTVFSDQSSVGIDVVPVTDEETRKNSRSASSESMSTKTSKPELRIPPAVTVAKPDINRSLIQLTSGLVAVLLLIGAAAWFARRFGNFHSTAGGDLRVVAGLALGARERLLVVQVADEQLLLGVAPGRVSKLHVLAKPITPKQGSGTGAGDFLEKFKAALTQRSAQGPGQDT from the coding sequence ATGAAAAAGAACAGCAGGCTAAAGCGAGCGCTATTGACACTGAGTGTAGTGTCGACACTGTGTTTGAATCCAGTAACGGTTTTTTCTGATCAGTCATCCGTAGGGATTGATGTTGTTCCGGTGACAGATGAGGAAACAAGGAAAAACAGCCGGTCTGCCTCTTCAGAGAGTATGAGCACAAAAACAAGTAAACCCGAGTTACGTATACCCCCGGCAGTGACAGTGGCGAAACCCGATATTAACCGAAGCCTGATTCAACTAACTTCCGGTTTGGTTGCGGTGTTGTTGTTAATCGGTGCGGCCGCGTGGTTTGCTCGTCGTTTTGGCAATTTTCATTCGACGGCGGGTGGTGATTTGCGTGTAGTGGCCGGGTTGGCCTTGGGCGCCAGAGAGCGATTACTTGTGGTGCAGGTGGCGGATGAGCAACTATTGCTTGGAGTAGCTCCTGGTCGTGTCAGTAAACTGCATGTGCTGGCAAAACCCATTACTCCCAAACAGGGTAGTGGAACAGGCGCGGGGGATTTTCTGGAGAAATTTAAAGCGGCTTTGACACAAAGGTCAGCGCAAGGGCCAGGTCAGGATACATAG
- the fliP gene encoding flagellar type III secretion system pore protein FliP (The bacterial flagellar biogenesis protein FliP forms a type III secretion system (T3SS)-type pore required for flagellar assembly.) translates to MKLGVKLSVLLLCFFATSLAQAQDLGVPALSVTTSGKGEQTYTLTLQVLAVMTALTLLPAALMMLTSFTRIIIVLAIVRQAVGLPQAPSGQVLIGLSLFLTFFVMAPVFDRVYAEAVQPYLDKKLELVPALEAAGKPFREFMMNQTRDADMSMFLNISGKSGVDSTKDIGFTTLIPAFVTSELKTAYQIGFMIFIPFLVIDLVVASVLMAMGMMMLSPMIISLPFKIMLFVLVDGWALIMGTLASSFYV, encoded by the coding sequence CTGAAGCTTGGAGTCAAACTTTCGGTGTTGCTTCTGTGCTTCTTTGCCACTTCGCTTGCACAGGCTCAAGACCTGGGCGTACCTGCTTTGTCAGTAACCACCTCCGGAAAAGGCGAGCAGACTTATACGCTGACATTGCAAGTACTGGCCGTGATGACCGCGTTGACGTTGCTGCCGGCCGCCTTAATGATGCTTACCTCCTTTACTCGCATAATTATTGTTCTGGCAATTGTGCGCCAAGCAGTAGGGTTACCGCAGGCACCATCCGGACAGGTTTTAATTGGATTGTCGTTGTTCCTGACTTTTTTTGTGATGGCGCCGGTATTTGATCGGGTGTATGCCGAAGCGGTACAACCCTATTTGGATAAGAAATTGGAGTTGGTGCCTGCACTGGAAGCTGCAGGAAAACCGTTTCGTGAGTTTATGATGAATCAGACTCGGGACGCGGATATGAGTATGTTTCTGAATATATCCGGAAAGTCGGGCGTAGATAGTACCAAAGATATTGGTTTTACCACGCTCATACCCGCCTTTGTTACCAGTGAATTGAAAACCGCCTATCAGATTGGCTTCATGATTTTTATTCCGTTTCTGGTTATCGATCTAGTGGTTGCCAGTGTGCTCATGGCTATGGGGATGATGATGCTGTCGCCCATGATTATTTCGCTACCGTTCAAAATCATGTTGTTTGTTCTAGTGGACGGTTGGGCTTTGATCATGGGTACCCTGGCCTCCAGTTTCTACGTGTAA
- the fliQ gene encoding flagellar biosynthesis protein FliQ produces MTPEFVITLAQQAVKLALILTSTILLPALAVGLIVSMFQAATQINEQTLSFIPKLMITFITLIIAGPWMLQLVVEFSRGMIDSIPGVLG; encoded by the coding sequence ATGACCCCGGAATTCGTTATTACCCTGGCACAGCAAGCTGTCAAGTTGGCGTTGATACTAACCAGTACGATTCTTTTACCGGCCCTGGCGGTGGGTTTGATCGTCAGTATGTTTCAAGCGGCCACTCAAATCAACGAACAAACACTTAGTTTCATTCCGAAATTGATGATCACTTTTATCACCTTAATCATTGCAGGCCCCTGGATGTTGCAACTGGTGGTGGAGTTTTCTCGCGGAATGATTGATTCCATTCCCGGCGTGTTGGGCTGA